A part of Denitratisoma oestradiolicum genomic DNA contains:
- a CDS encoding GntR family transcriptional regulator: MNAIDSPIGAVAGQTIARTALYQEVAERLRVRIFAHDMAPGSWVDEQALADEFGISRTPMREALKVLAAEGLVVLKPRRGCYVAELSEQDLDEVFPVMALLEGRAALEAAGKASDADLARLAALHAELERHGAAADADRFFAVNDAFHAALQEIAGNRWLQHLIDDTRKMIKLTRRHSLLVEGRLDQSLAEHRQILEALQARNPERAARAMHDHLLSGREALAKLGSTLR; the protein is encoded by the coding sequence ATGAATGCAATAGACTCCCCAATCGGCGCCGTCGCCGGCCAGACCATCGCCCGCACCGCCCTCTACCAGGAGGTGGCGGAGCGCTTGCGTGTCCGCATCTTCGCCCACGACATGGCGCCGGGCAGCTGGGTGGACGAGCAGGCCCTGGCGGACGAGTTCGGCATCTCCCGCACGCCGATGCGGGAGGCCCTCAAGGTGTTGGCCGCCGAGGGCCTGGTGGTGCTGAAGCCCCGCCGCGGCTGCTATGTGGCCGAGCTGTCGGAACAGGACCTGGACGAGGTGTTCCCGGTGATGGCCCTGCTGGAAGGACGGGCCGCCCTGGAAGCGGCAGGCAAGGCCAGCGACGCCGACCTGGCCCGGCTGGCTGCGCTCCACGCCGAGCTGGAGCGCCATGGGGCGGCGGCAGACGCCGACCGCTTCTTCGCCGTCAATGATGCCTTCCATGCCGCCCTCCAGGAGATCGCCGGCAACCGCTGGCTGCAGCACCTGATTGACGACACCCGCAAGATGATCAAGCTCACCCGGCGTCATTCCCTCCTGGTGGAGGGGCGGTTGGACCAGTCCCTGGCGGAGCACCGCCAGATCCTGGAGGCCCTGCAGGCCCGGAATCCGGAGCGGGCGGCCCGGGCCATGCATGACCACCTGCTGTCGGGCCGGGAGGCCCTGGCCAAGCTGGGATCGACGCTGCGATGA